DNA sequence from the Holosporales bacterium genome:
TTGTAGGCAGTTGAATGAATATAAAAACGCTTCTAATTATGTGGATAAGTTTGTGTATAAATTTTATTTAAAATTTTTTAGAAGATTAAATTAACTGTGTATTAAACATTTCTTGATTCAAAAGTTTAATTTCAAACCGCCAGCAAATCCAGCTTTTATCAAAGGTATATTATGAGCAATGCTAAGATTTATGCAATCTATCGCTGGTTTATATATGCGTTCATTGGGTTTTTAGATGGTTGTGAATAAAAATGCGTTGTCAAGCACAAAATAATACCACGCATACACCAAGTGTTACGGCCTACAGCTCAATATTTATCTTGTGTTACTTAAGATTCGTTGCACTTTACTAAGTGTTTTTGCCACAAAACCGCGGCTTTATCGGGCGGCAGCTTAATCAACGCTTCGGCTAATTCATGGTTAGGCTGAAAGTGCATATAGTCCATTGGCTCTCGCCACATACCGCCCCAAACGTCGAAACCATGTCTTTTGAAAATTGCGGCTATTCGTGGGGTGATCATACCAGGACGCACATAATTCCTGTTTAAGAACCAATCATCATATCCATGAGGTTGCACAATTAAGTTTAGCACAGCGGCAGATTCTTGCTTGGGAAGATCGTATGTTTTCAATCGCTTCGTTAAATACAGCATCCTATCTTTATGCCTGTCGAGAGAACGCTTAGGTAGTATTTCAACTCTGTCAATGCTGAAATAGGGATTAAGTAGAGCATTTATGTCAAGCGCAACACCAAATGCATGAATTGACGGAACGTCTTCATGAAGCCTATGTCGATTGATATAGGAGCCGATTTCATATATAGGGAATTGTTCTTTCAGAAGGTCTTCAAAACACTTTTTGACAGAGTCCGCAACGGTGTCCAATACATAGACATTAATCAGCCTAGTGCCTTTCCTTGAGAAAGTATCACAGTGTACCTGAACTTCAACAATACGCTTTTTTACCACCTGCGATATTTGGTCAAGTTGGATAGGTGGATTATTTGACGTTTGGCATCCGCCAAGAAGGAAAGTTAATACCCAACAACACGAGGTGAGTACACCAGCAGC
Encoded proteins:
- a CDS encoding M15 family metallopeptidase, encoding MKTKYGYQVHNTYNNANLSRAAGVLTSCCWVLTFLLGGCQTSNNPPIQLDQISQVVKKRIVEVQVHCDTFSRKGTRLINVYVLDTVADSVKKCFEDLLKEQFPIYEIGSYINRHRLHEDVPSIHAFGVALDINALLNPYFSIDRVEILPKRSLDRHKDRMLYLTKRLKTYDLPKQESAAVLNLIVQPHGYDDWFLNRNYVRPGMITPRIAAIFKRHGFDVWGGMWREPMDYMHFQPNHELAEALIKLPPDKAAVLWQKHLVKCNES